A region of the Candidatus Bathyarchaeota archaeon genome:
ATCGCGTTGCTTCACTCTTATATGAACCCGAAGCACGAGCAAGAAATCAAGAGTATACTTCAAGAGGGATACCCACAGACTTTTGTAACCTGCTCCTCTGAAATTGCACCTGAATACCGCGAATTCGAGAGAACAAGCACGACAGTAGTGAACGCGTGTCTAATGCCAATCGTGTCAGTCTATATGAACGATTTATCTGATAGAATTCAAAAATTAGGCGTTTCCAGTCCACTTTGCGTGATGCAGTCCAGTGGCGGTATAGCTTCTAAAAATGTGATTATTGAAAAACCGGTAAGCATGGTTGAATCTGGCCCAGCAGCCGGCGTCATAGCATCATCCTTCTACGGAAAAATGCTCAAAATCAAGAACATAATAAGCTTCGACATGGGAGGAACCACAGCTAAAGCAGGAATCGTACAAGGCGGAATCCCAGAAGTTGTGACAGAGTACGAAGTCGCTGGCAAAGTCCACAGCGGAAGAATCGTGAAAGGAAGCGGATACCCCGTAAGATTCCCCTTCATAGACCTAGCAGAATGCAGCGCCGGAGGAGGAACAATCGCCTGGGTTGACACAGGCGGAGCCTTAAGAGTCGGCCCACTAAGCGCAGGAGCTGATCCTGGTCCAGCCTGCTATGGAAAAGGCGGAGAGAAACCCACCGTAACCGATGCTAACCTAATTCTTGGAAGGCTTAACCCCAACTATCTGCTTGGAGGAAGAATGAAAGTATTCCCAGAGTTGTCTCAAAAATCCATTGATAAAGAAATCTGCGAGAAAGCCAATCTGGAATTAGCTGACGCCGCTGCAGGTATAATAAGAATAGTAAACTCGACCATGGCCAAGATTCTAAGAATCGTTTCGGTGGAGCGAGGCCACGACCCGAGACAATTCACATTAAATTCCTTTGGTGGAGCCGGCCCAATGCACGCTTGCGCCCTCGCTGAAGAATTACACATATCCAGCATTATTGTGCCAACTAATCCCGGTCTGTTTTCAGCGCTTGGACTCCTCACAGCTGATTTCACCTATAGCCTCGTAAAAGCCATCATGAAAACGATGAAAGATGTTCAACTAAGCGACGTTGAAGCGGCGTTTAGGAAACTGCAAGCTGAAGGCATGAAAATACTGGAATCGCAGAGAGTCAAACCTGATAACATGACGTTTCTGCGACAGTTGGACATGAGGTACTTTGGCCAAGGGTACGAGCTTACCATTCCAGTGCTTGCTCCATTAACCAAAGAAGAATTTGACAGAGTCATAGAAAGTTTTCATGGCAAACATAAGGCAGTCTATGGATATGCAGTAAGAGAAGAAAATGTCGAGCTGGTGAATGCTAGGCTGGTCGCAGTCGGCATCGTGATGAGGCCTAAATTGATGAAGCAAAAATTATGCACGCGGGAGCCACCTGCAGAGGCTCTTCTGACTACGCGGAATGTGTTCTTTGAAAAATACAAAGACTATGTCGAATGTCCCGTGTATGTCAGAGAGAAGCTTAAGCCGGGAAATATAATCTGTGGTCCAGCAGTGATAGAGCAATACGATGCTACCACGGTTGTCTATCCTAGTTGGAAAGCCAGAGTAGACTGGTTTGGAAACTTTCTATTGAACCTTGCAGGAGGAGAGCACTGTTGAAAGTTGACCCTGTAACCGTTG
Encoded here:
- a CDS encoding hydantoinase/oxoprolinase family protein, which produces MGVTKSLPEYRVSVDIGGTFTDLIALNEKTGKLMNFKVSSTPKKPADAVIEVFKHFLKRVEPEKISTITHATTIAVNALLGQTGLELPKAALITTKGFRDVLEIGRQRRHELYNLFVQRPRMLVPRKLRYEVNERIGSEGEVLEPLNTKNARSLAVELKREKIKAVAIALLHSYMNPKHEQEIKSILQEGYPQTFVTCSSEIAPEYREFERTSTTVVNACLMPIVSVYMNDLSDRIQKLGVSSPLCVMQSSGGIASKNVIIEKPVSMVESGPAAGVIASSFYGKMLKIKNIISFDMGGTTAKAGIVQGGIPEVVTEYEVAGKVHSGRIVKGSGYPVRFPFIDLAECSAGGGTIAWVDTGGALRVGPLSAGADPGPACYGKGGEKPTVTDANLILGRLNPNYLLGGRMKVFPELSQKSIDKEICEKANLELADAAAGIIRIVNSTMAKILRIVSVERGHDPRQFTLNSFGGAGPMHACALAEELHISSIIVPTNPGLFSALGLLTADFTYSLVKAIMKTMKDVQLSDVEAAFRKLQAEGMKILESQRVKPDNMTFLRQLDMRYFGQGYELTIPVLAPLTKEEFDRVIESFHGKHKAVYGYAVREENVELVNARLVAVGIVMRPKLMKQKLCTREPPAEALLTTRNVFFEKYKDYVECPVYVREKLKPGNIICGPAVIEQYDATTVVYPSWKARVDWFGNFLLNLAGGEHC